A DNA window from Xyrauchen texanus isolate HMW12.3.18 chromosome 6, RBS_HiC_50CHRs, whole genome shotgun sequence contains the following coding sequences:
- the LOC127645261 gene encoding medium-chain specific acyl-CoA dehydrogenase, mitochondrial-like, which yields MLFKKVLRAGVQTGFRFQSTSSKAATATTKAPHGGFSFELTDQQKEFQVLARKFAREEIVPAAPSYDRSGEYPFPIIKRAWELGLMNGHIPEDCGGMGLGIFDACLITEELAYGCTGVQTAIEANSLGQMPVIIAGNDAQKKKYLGRMTEEPLMCAYCVTEPGAGSDVAAIKTQAVKKGDEYVINGQKMWITNGGKANWYFLLARTESDPKCPTSKAFTGFIVDADTPGVQPGRKELNMGQRCSDTRGITFEDVRIPKENVLIGEGAGFKIAMGAFDKTRPPVAAGATGLAQRALDEATKYALERKTFGRLIAEHQAVSFLLAEMAMKVELARMAYQRSAWEIDEGRRNTYYASIAKAFAGDIANQCATDAVQIFGGNGFNSEYPVEKLMRDAKIYQIYEGTAQIQRLIISREHFGRFKQ from the exons ATGCTTTTTAAAAAG gtTTTGAGGGCAGGTGTACAGACTGGATTCAGGTTTCAGAGCACTAGTTCCAAGGCAGCTACTGCCACCACAAAGGCACCTCATGGAGGGTTCAGCTTTG AATTAACTGACCAGCAGAAAGAGTTCCAAGTGTTGGCCAGAAAGTTTGCACGGGAGGAGATTGTCCCAGCTGCTCCATCATATGACAGAAGTGGTGAA TATCCATTCCCTATCATTAAGAGAGCATGGGAGCTGGGTTTAATGAATGGACATATTCCAGAGGACTGTG GTGGAATGGGTCTGGGCATATTTGATGCATGCCTTATCACAGAGGAGCTGGCATATGGCTGCACTGGAGTACAGACAGCCATTGAGGCGAACTCTCTTGGA CAAATGCCAGTAATTATTGCTGGTAATGATGCTCAGAAGAAGAAGTATTTGGGCAGAATGACAGAGGAACCACTAATGTGT GCATACTGTGTGACCGAGCCAGGGGCAGGCTCTGATGTGGCTGCGATTAAGACCCAGGCTGTTAAGAAAGGAGATGAGTATGTGATCAATGGTCAGAAAATGTGGATCACCAATGGGGGAAAAGCAAACTG GTACTTCCTGCTGGCCCGTACAGAATCTGATCCCAAATGCCCTACTAGCAAGGCTTTTACAGGCTTTATTGTTGATGCTGACACCCCAGGAGTCCAACCAGGCAGAAAG GAACTGAACATGGGCCAGAGATGCTCAGACACCAGGGGCATCACATTCGAGGATGTAAGAATTCCAAAGGAGAATGTTTTGATTGGAGAGGGAGCTGGCTTTAAGATTGCCATGGGTGCATTTGACAAGACCAGACCACCA GTGGCTGCAGGTGCCACAGGACTTGCACAGAGAGCTCTAGATGAGGCCACCAAGTATGCTTTGGAGAGAAAGACTTTTGGCAGACTGATTGCAGAG CACCAGGCCGTGTCTTTCCTGCTTGCAGAAATGGCCATGAAAGTAGAGCTTGCCAGGATGGCATATCAGAGATCAGCCTGGGAAATAGATGAGGGCCGCAGGAACACCTACTACGCTTCTATTGCCAAGGCCTTTGCTGGAGACATTGCAAACCAGTGTGCCACTGACGCCGTCCAGATCTTTGGTGGAAACGGTTTTAACAGTGAATATCCGGTGGAGAAGCTGATGAGAGATGCCAAGATTTACCAG ATTTATGAAGGAACTGCGCAAATCCAAAGGCTAATTATCTCAAGAGAGCACTTTGGAAGATTCAAGCAGTGA
- the LOC127645468 gene encoding geranylgeranyl transferase type-2 subunit beta isoform X1: MRFIAIVKKTSAHTEREREQYKHACHLHRQSSTGTQVKDVVIRADAPNTLLLDKHADYIAAYGSKKDDYEYTLSEYLRMSGIYWGLTVMDLMGQLSRMNREEIIDFIKSCQHDCGGISASIGHDPHLLYTLSAVQILSLYDSINVIDVDKVVDYVKGLQQEDGSFAGDKWGEIDTRFSFCAVATLALLGKLDAINLDKAVEFVLSCMNFDGGFGCRPGSESHAGQIYCCTGFLSITGQLHKINADLLGWWLCERQLPSGGLNGRPEKLPDVCYSWWVLASLKIIGRIHWIDKAKLCSFILSCQDEETGGFADRPGDMVDPFHTLFGVAGLSLLGDEQIKPVNPVFCMPEDVLQRIGLQPDLLG; this comes from the exons ATGCGCTTCATTGCCATTGTGAAAAAGACATCAGCGCACACTGAAAGAGAACGAGAACAGTATAAACATGCATGTCATCTGCACCGACAGTCCAGCACA GGGACACAGGTTAAAGATGTGGTAATTAGGGCTGATGCTCCAAAcaccctccttctggacaaacaTGCAGACTATATTGCAGCCTATGGATCAAAGAAGGACGATTAt GAATACACACTGTCGGAGTACTTGAGGATGAGTGGTATTTACTGGGGCCTTACAGTAATGGACCTGATGGGTCAGCTCTCTCGAATGAACCGGGAGGAGATCATAGACTTCATCAAGTCCTGCCAGCATGACTGTGGAGGCATCAGCGCCAGCATCGGCCACGACCCGCATCTCCTCTACACCCTCAGCGCTGTACAG ATCCTATCCTTGTATGATAGCATAAATGTCATTGATGTGGACAAAGTGGTGGACTATGTCAAAGGACTGCAGCAGGAGGACGGCTCATTCGCCGGGGACAAATGGG GGGAAATAGATACTCGCTTTTCCTTTTGTGCGGTTGCGACATTGGCACTACTG GGGAAGTTGGATGCTATCAACTTAGACAAAGCAGTGGAGTTTGTGCTCTCCTGTATGAACTTTGATGGTGGATTTGGTTGCAGGCCTGGTTCAGAGTCTCACGCTGGTCAG ATTTACTGCTGTACAGGTTTCCTGTCCATTACTGGGCAGCTTCATAAGATCAATGCAGATCTGCTGGGCTGGTGGCTCTGTGAAAGACAGTTGCCATCAGGAGGCTTGAATGGGAGACCAGAGAAG CTGCCTGATGTCTGCTATTCCTGGTGGGTTCTTGCCTCTTTGAAGATCATTGGCAGAATTCACTGGATCGACAAAGCAAAATTGTGCTCTTTTATTCTTTCCTGCCAGGATGAAGAGACAGGAGGCTTTGCTGACAGGCCTGGTGACATG GTGGATCCTTTCCACACTCTGTTTGGTGTGGCGGGGCTGTCTTTGCTAGGAGATGAGCAGATCAAACCAGTGAACCCTGTGTTTTGCATGCCTGAGGATGTGCTTCAGAGGATAGGTCTCCAACCAGACTTGCTGGGCTGA
- the LOC127645637 gene encoding E3 ubiquitin-protein ligase HECTD3-like isoform X2: MTPGDNPHTLLGRIRFLNKCIECFRKGEPLPESLCYVAKEVCYKICKDSSSGSASLSSSTAGNSGGKSVVSVWESPHQAPHKKLCKCNIEPKKGTCIRTTGEEYCNSHGLWVKISKEQLEEYRGGLDIEEGWILVCKHTEGGDRLVPVESPDTISRQQQLFGYDHKPCNRWEQVVDVENSLHMGAKPKVAEPDEAAVHKLRYVPPTWTFECDEDLVRYFYDHIGKEDENLGSVKQCVTSIDVSSSSDPSGGVSCLTDGDTETYWESDGMQGQHWIRLHMKSGTVVNKLILTVDSTDDNYMPKRVTVYGGEGENLKKYSDVTIDDSLIGEVCVLEDMMSHLPIIEIRIEECRDEGIDVRIRGLKIKSSCERDLGLNAEVFQSPNLVRYPRLEGTPADVLYRRALVIQRFITLLDSLLPHMVPAWDYSLGTFNQIKCIKQFLLLSKRRSALITQCLKDSETSKPNFMPRLYINRRLAMEHRDNPTLDTTCKNAVFTQVYEGLKPSDKYEKTLDYRWPARYDQWWECKFIAEGIIDQGGGFRDSLADMSEELCPSSSECSMPLPFFTRTSNQGAGEARDFYVPSPSCREFHKFEWIGRLMGAALRGKDFLVLALPGLVWKQLIGQAVSWSKDFPAVDSVLVKLLEAMEHMDKETFDFKFDQELVYTTPLSDGQLVELIPGGSGVVVRYDDRNEFIRLVQKVRLDESREQIAAMQAGLVKVVPQAVLDLLTWQEVEKKVCGDPEITVEALKRLTRYEDLEQTDVRVQYLWEALMNFTNEDRSRFLRFVTGRSRLPAPIYIFPDKQGSETTDALPQSSTCSSTLYLPKYPSAKVCEEKLRYAAYNCVAIDTDMSPWEE; the protein is encoded by the exons ATGACTCCGGGCGACAACCCTCACACTCTCCTGGGAAGGATACGGTTTTTAAACAAGTGCATTGAATGTTTCCGAAAAGGTGAACCTCTGCCGGAGTCTTTATGTTACGTGGCGAAGGAGGTTTGTTATAAAATCTGTAAAGATTCGTCATCGGGCTCCGCTTCCTTGTCCTCGTCAACAGCTGGTAACTCAGGTGGGAAGAGTGTCGTGTCCGTATGGGAGAGCCCACATCAAGCGCCACATAAGAAATTATGCAAGTGCAACATCGAGCCAAAGAAAGGGACGTGCATACGGACAACAGGGGAAGAATACTGTAACAGCCATGGCCTGTGGGTCAAAATAAGCAAG GAGCAGTTGGAGGAGTATCGTGGTGGTCTGGACATAGAGGAAGGCTGGATTCTGGTGTGTAAACACACAGAGGGTGGAGACAGGCTTGTACCAGTGGAATCTCCTGATACAATCAGTCGACAACAGCAGCTGTTTGGCTATGACCACAAGCCTTGTAACAG ATGGGAGCAGGTGGTAGATGTGGAGAACTCCTTGCACATGGGTGCCAAACCTAAGGTGGCAGAGCCAGATGAGGCTGCTGTTCATAAATTGAG GTATGTACCTCCTACATGGACATTTGAATGCGATGAGGACCTCGTCCGCTACTTCTATGACCACATCGGGAAGGAAGATGAAAATCTCGGCAGTGTTAAACAATGCGTGACCAGCATTGATGTGTCTTCTAGTTCG GACCCCAGTGGTGGTGTAAGTTGCCTGACGGATGGGGACACTGAGACGTACTGGGAGAGTGATGGCATGCAGGGACAGCACTGGATCCGTCTGCACATGAAGAGCGGCACTGTGGTCAA CAAACTGATATTAACAGTGGATTCAACAGATGATAACTACATGCCCAAAAGAGTGACTGTGTATGGTGGAGAGGGAGAAAACCTCAAGAAATACAGTGACGTCACAATAGATGA CAGTTTAATAGGAGAGGTTTGTGTTCTGGAGGACATGATGTCACACTTGCCTATCATAGAGATCAGGATTGAGGAATGCAGAG atgagggaatagATGTACGGATCAGAGGTCTAAAAATTAAATCATCCTGTGAGCGTGACCTGGGCCTAAATGCAGAAGTTTTCCAGTCTCCCAACCTAGTGCGTTACCCAAGACTGGAGGGCACACCCGCTGATGTCCTCTATCGGCGTGCACTGGTCATTCAAAG GTTCATCACACTCCTGGACAGTCTGTTGCCTCATATGGTGCCTGCATGGGACTACAGCCTTGGGACATTCAACCAGATCAAA tgtATAAAGCAGTTTCTGTTGTTGTCCAAGCGTCGTTCTGCCCTAATCACCCAATGCCTGAAGGACTCTGAGACCAGTAAGCCTAACTTCATGCCACGCCTTTACATCAACCGTCGCCTCGCCATGGAACACCGTGACAACCCCACTCTGGACACCACATGTAAAAATGCAGTCTTCACTCAG GTGTATGAGGGTCTGAAGCCATCTGACAAGTATGAAAAGACTCTAGACTACAG GTGGCCAGCACGGTATGACCAGTGGTGGGAGTGTAAATTCATTGCAGAAGGCATCATCGATCAAG GTGGTGGATTTCGAGACAGCCTGGCAGACATGTCTGAAGAGCTGTGTCCCAGCTCATCAGAGTGCTCCATGCCTCTTCCATTCTTCACTCGAACTTCTAACCAG GGAGCTGGAGAGGCCAGAGACTTCTATGTGCCGAGTCCTTCGTGCAGAGAATTCCACAAGTTTGAGTGGATTGGGCGACTTATGGGTGCAGCTCTTCGTGGGAAAGACTTTCTT gTTCTGGCTCTGCCAGGGCTGGTGTGGAAGCAGCTAATTGGACAAGCTGTCAGCTGGAGCAAAGACTTCCCTGCAGTAGATTCAGTGCTG GTGAAGTTGTTAGAGGCTATGGAACATATGGACAAGGAAACGTTTGACTTTAAGTTTGATCAGGAGCTTGTGTACACCACACCCTTGAGTGATGGCCAGCTGGTGGAGCTGATTCCAGGAGGCAGTGGAGTAGTGGTCCGATATGATGATCGCAATGAGTTCATACGTCTGGTACAGAAAGTGAGGCTAGACGAGAGCAGAGAACAG ATAGCTGCCATGCAGGCGGGACTAGTGAAGGTGGTGCCACAGGCTGTGCTTGATCTCCTAACATGGCAGGAAGTAGAGAAGAAAGTGTGTGGAGACCCAGAGATCACAGTGGAGGCCCTTAAACGCCTCA CACGCTATGAGGACTTGGAACAAACAGATGTCAGAGTGCAGTATTTATGGGAAGCCCTGATGAACTTCACCAATG AGGATCGTAGCAGGTTTTTGAGGTTTGTCACTGGCAGAAGTCGTCTTCCTGCTCCAATCTACATCTTCCCAGACAAACAAGG GTCTGAAACCACAGATGCACTTCCACAATCATCCACTTGTTCCAGCACTCTTTATCTACCCAAATACCCAAG TGCTAAAGTTTGTGAAGAGAAGCTTCGCTATGCTGCATATAACTGTGTGGCCATCGACACAGACATGAGCCCATGGGAGGAGTGA
- the LOC127645637 gene encoding E3 ubiquitin-protein ligase HECTD3-like isoform X1 has protein sequence MTPGDNPHTLLGRIRFLNKCIECFRKGEPLPESLCYVAKEVCYKICKDSSSGSASLSSSTAGNSGGKSVVSVWESPHQAPHKKLCKCNIEPKKGTCIRTTGEEYCNSHGLWVKISKEQLEEYRGGLDIEEGWILVCKHTEGGDRLVPVESPDTISRQQQLFGYDHKPCNRWEQVVDVENSLHMGAKPKVAEPDEAAVHKLRYVPPTWTFECDEDLVRYFYDHIGKEDENLGSVKQCVTSIDVSSSSEDPSGGVSCLTDGDTETYWESDGMQGQHWIRLHMKSGTVVNKLILTVDSTDDNYMPKRVTVYGGEGENLKKYSDVTIDDSLIGEVCVLEDMMSHLPIIEIRIEECRDEGIDVRIRGLKIKSSCERDLGLNAEVFQSPNLVRYPRLEGTPADVLYRRALVIQRFITLLDSLLPHMVPAWDYSLGTFNQIKCIKQFLLLSKRRSALITQCLKDSETSKPNFMPRLYINRRLAMEHRDNPTLDTTCKNAVFTQVYEGLKPSDKYEKTLDYRWPARYDQWWECKFIAEGIIDQGGGFRDSLADMSEELCPSSSECSMPLPFFTRTSNQGAGEARDFYVPSPSCREFHKFEWIGRLMGAALRGKDFLVLALPGLVWKQLIGQAVSWSKDFPAVDSVLVKLLEAMEHMDKETFDFKFDQELVYTTPLSDGQLVELIPGGSGVVVRYDDRNEFIRLVQKVRLDESREQIAAMQAGLVKVVPQAVLDLLTWQEVEKKVCGDPEITVEALKRLTRYEDLEQTDVRVQYLWEALMNFTNEDRSRFLRFVTGRSRLPAPIYIFPDKQGSETTDALPQSSTCSSTLYLPKYPSAKVCEEKLRYAAYNCVAIDTDMSPWEE, from the exons ATGACTCCGGGCGACAACCCTCACACTCTCCTGGGAAGGATACGGTTTTTAAACAAGTGCATTGAATGTTTCCGAAAAGGTGAACCTCTGCCGGAGTCTTTATGTTACGTGGCGAAGGAGGTTTGTTATAAAATCTGTAAAGATTCGTCATCGGGCTCCGCTTCCTTGTCCTCGTCAACAGCTGGTAACTCAGGTGGGAAGAGTGTCGTGTCCGTATGGGAGAGCCCACATCAAGCGCCACATAAGAAATTATGCAAGTGCAACATCGAGCCAAAGAAAGGGACGTGCATACGGACAACAGGGGAAGAATACTGTAACAGCCATGGCCTGTGGGTCAAAATAAGCAAG GAGCAGTTGGAGGAGTATCGTGGTGGTCTGGACATAGAGGAAGGCTGGATTCTGGTGTGTAAACACACAGAGGGTGGAGACAGGCTTGTACCAGTGGAATCTCCTGATACAATCAGTCGACAACAGCAGCTGTTTGGCTATGACCACAAGCCTTGTAACAG ATGGGAGCAGGTGGTAGATGTGGAGAACTCCTTGCACATGGGTGCCAAACCTAAGGTGGCAGAGCCAGATGAGGCTGCTGTTCATAAATTGAG GTATGTACCTCCTACATGGACATTTGAATGCGATGAGGACCTCGTCCGCTACTTCTATGACCACATCGGGAAGGAAGATGAAAATCTCGGCAGTGTTAAACAATGCGTGACCAGCATTGATGTGTCTTCTAGTTCG GAGGACCCCAGTGGTGGTGTAAGTTGCCTGACGGATGGGGACACTGAGACGTACTGGGAGAGTGATGGCATGCAGGGACAGCACTGGATCCGTCTGCACATGAAGAGCGGCACTGTGGTCAA CAAACTGATATTAACAGTGGATTCAACAGATGATAACTACATGCCCAAAAGAGTGACTGTGTATGGTGGAGAGGGAGAAAACCTCAAGAAATACAGTGACGTCACAATAGATGA CAGTTTAATAGGAGAGGTTTGTGTTCTGGAGGACATGATGTCACACTTGCCTATCATAGAGATCAGGATTGAGGAATGCAGAG atgagggaatagATGTACGGATCAGAGGTCTAAAAATTAAATCATCCTGTGAGCGTGACCTGGGCCTAAATGCAGAAGTTTTCCAGTCTCCCAACCTAGTGCGTTACCCAAGACTGGAGGGCACACCCGCTGATGTCCTCTATCGGCGTGCACTGGTCATTCAAAG GTTCATCACACTCCTGGACAGTCTGTTGCCTCATATGGTGCCTGCATGGGACTACAGCCTTGGGACATTCAACCAGATCAAA tgtATAAAGCAGTTTCTGTTGTTGTCCAAGCGTCGTTCTGCCCTAATCACCCAATGCCTGAAGGACTCTGAGACCAGTAAGCCTAACTTCATGCCACGCCTTTACATCAACCGTCGCCTCGCCATGGAACACCGTGACAACCCCACTCTGGACACCACATGTAAAAATGCAGTCTTCACTCAG GTGTATGAGGGTCTGAAGCCATCTGACAAGTATGAAAAGACTCTAGACTACAG GTGGCCAGCACGGTATGACCAGTGGTGGGAGTGTAAATTCATTGCAGAAGGCATCATCGATCAAG GTGGTGGATTTCGAGACAGCCTGGCAGACATGTCTGAAGAGCTGTGTCCCAGCTCATCAGAGTGCTCCATGCCTCTTCCATTCTTCACTCGAACTTCTAACCAG GGAGCTGGAGAGGCCAGAGACTTCTATGTGCCGAGTCCTTCGTGCAGAGAATTCCACAAGTTTGAGTGGATTGGGCGACTTATGGGTGCAGCTCTTCGTGGGAAAGACTTTCTT gTTCTGGCTCTGCCAGGGCTGGTGTGGAAGCAGCTAATTGGACAAGCTGTCAGCTGGAGCAAAGACTTCCCTGCAGTAGATTCAGTGCTG GTGAAGTTGTTAGAGGCTATGGAACATATGGACAAGGAAACGTTTGACTTTAAGTTTGATCAGGAGCTTGTGTACACCACACCCTTGAGTGATGGCCAGCTGGTGGAGCTGATTCCAGGAGGCAGTGGAGTAGTGGTCCGATATGATGATCGCAATGAGTTCATACGTCTGGTACAGAAAGTGAGGCTAGACGAGAGCAGAGAACAG ATAGCTGCCATGCAGGCGGGACTAGTGAAGGTGGTGCCACAGGCTGTGCTTGATCTCCTAACATGGCAGGAAGTAGAGAAGAAAGTGTGTGGAGACCCAGAGATCACAGTGGAGGCCCTTAAACGCCTCA CACGCTATGAGGACTTGGAACAAACAGATGTCAGAGTGCAGTATTTATGGGAAGCCCTGATGAACTTCACCAATG AGGATCGTAGCAGGTTTTTGAGGTTTGTCACTGGCAGAAGTCGTCTTCCTGCTCCAATCTACATCTTCCCAGACAAACAAGG GTCTGAAACCACAGATGCACTTCCACAATCATCCACTTGTTCCAGCACTCTTTATCTACCCAAATACCCAAG TGCTAAAGTTTGTGAAGAGAAGCTTCGCTATGCTGCATATAACTGTGTGGCCATCGACACAGACATGAGCCCATGGGAGGAGTGA
- the LOC127645637 gene encoding E3 ubiquitin-protein ligase HECTD3-like isoform X3, translating into MTPGDNPHTLLGRIRFLNKCIECFRKGEPLPESLCYVAKEVCYKICKDSSSGSASLSSSTAGNSGGKSVVSVWESPHQAPHKKLCKCNIEPKKGTCIRTTGEEYCNSHGLWVKISKEQLEEYRGGLDIEEGWILVCKHTEGGDRLVPVESPDTISRQQQLFGYDHKPCNRWEQVVDVENSLHMGAKPKVAEPDEAAVHKLRYVPPTWTFECDEDLVRYFYDHIGKEDENLGSVKQCVTSIDVSSSSEDPSGGVSCLTDGDTETYWESDGMQGQHWIRLHMKSGTVVNKLILTVDSTDDNYMPKRVTVYGGEGENLKKYSDVTIDDSLIGEVCVLEDMMSHLPIIEIRIEECRDEGIDVRIRGLKIKSSCERDLGLNAEVFQSPNLVRYPRLEGTPADVLYRRALVIQRFITLLDSLLPHMVPAWDYSLGTFNQIKCIKQFLLLSKRRSALITQCLKDSETSKPNFMPRLYINRRLAMEHRDNPTLDTTCKNAVFTQVYEGLKPSDKYEKTLDYRWPARYDQWWECKFIAEGIIDQGGGFRDSLADMSEELCPSSSECSMPLPFFTRTSNQGAGEARDFYVPSPSCREFHKFEWIGRLMGAALRGKDFLVLALPGLVWKQLIGQAVSWSKDFPAVDSVLVKLLEAMEHMDKETFDFKFDQELVYTTPLSDGQLVELIPGGSGVVVRYDDRNEFIRLVQKVRLDESREQIAAMQAGLVKVVPQAVLDLLTWQEVEKKVCGDPEITVEALKRLTVWDHIRTDL; encoded by the exons ATGACTCCGGGCGACAACCCTCACACTCTCCTGGGAAGGATACGGTTTTTAAACAAGTGCATTGAATGTTTCCGAAAAGGTGAACCTCTGCCGGAGTCTTTATGTTACGTGGCGAAGGAGGTTTGTTATAAAATCTGTAAAGATTCGTCATCGGGCTCCGCTTCCTTGTCCTCGTCAACAGCTGGTAACTCAGGTGGGAAGAGTGTCGTGTCCGTATGGGAGAGCCCACATCAAGCGCCACATAAGAAATTATGCAAGTGCAACATCGAGCCAAAGAAAGGGACGTGCATACGGACAACAGGGGAAGAATACTGTAACAGCCATGGCCTGTGGGTCAAAATAAGCAAG GAGCAGTTGGAGGAGTATCGTGGTGGTCTGGACATAGAGGAAGGCTGGATTCTGGTGTGTAAACACACAGAGGGTGGAGACAGGCTTGTACCAGTGGAATCTCCTGATACAATCAGTCGACAACAGCAGCTGTTTGGCTATGACCACAAGCCTTGTAACAG ATGGGAGCAGGTGGTAGATGTGGAGAACTCCTTGCACATGGGTGCCAAACCTAAGGTGGCAGAGCCAGATGAGGCTGCTGTTCATAAATTGAG GTATGTACCTCCTACATGGACATTTGAATGCGATGAGGACCTCGTCCGCTACTTCTATGACCACATCGGGAAGGAAGATGAAAATCTCGGCAGTGTTAAACAATGCGTGACCAGCATTGATGTGTCTTCTAGTTCG GAGGACCCCAGTGGTGGTGTAAGTTGCCTGACGGATGGGGACACTGAGACGTACTGGGAGAGTGATGGCATGCAGGGACAGCACTGGATCCGTCTGCACATGAAGAGCGGCACTGTGGTCAA CAAACTGATATTAACAGTGGATTCAACAGATGATAACTACATGCCCAAAAGAGTGACTGTGTATGGTGGAGAGGGAGAAAACCTCAAGAAATACAGTGACGTCACAATAGATGA CAGTTTAATAGGAGAGGTTTGTGTTCTGGAGGACATGATGTCACACTTGCCTATCATAGAGATCAGGATTGAGGAATGCAGAG atgagggaatagATGTACGGATCAGAGGTCTAAAAATTAAATCATCCTGTGAGCGTGACCTGGGCCTAAATGCAGAAGTTTTCCAGTCTCCCAACCTAGTGCGTTACCCAAGACTGGAGGGCACACCCGCTGATGTCCTCTATCGGCGTGCACTGGTCATTCAAAG GTTCATCACACTCCTGGACAGTCTGTTGCCTCATATGGTGCCTGCATGGGACTACAGCCTTGGGACATTCAACCAGATCAAA tgtATAAAGCAGTTTCTGTTGTTGTCCAAGCGTCGTTCTGCCCTAATCACCCAATGCCTGAAGGACTCTGAGACCAGTAAGCCTAACTTCATGCCACGCCTTTACATCAACCGTCGCCTCGCCATGGAACACCGTGACAACCCCACTCTGGACACCACATGTAAAAATGCAGTCTTCACTCAG GTGTATGAGGGTCTGAAGCCATCTGACAAGTATGAAAAGACTCTAGACTACAG GTGGCCAGCACGGTATGACCAGTGGTGGGAGTGTAAATTCATTGCAGAAGGCATCATCGATCAAG GTGGTGGATTTCGAGACAGCCTGGCAGACATGTCTGAAGAGCTGTGTCCCAGCTCATCAGAGTGCTCCATGCCTCTTCCATTCTTCACTCGAACTTCTAACCAG GGAGCTGGAGAGGCCAGAGACTTCTATGTGCCGAGTCCTTCGTGCAGAGAATTCCACAAGTTTGAGTGGATTGGGCGACTTATGGGTGCAGCTCTTCGTGGGAAAGACTTTCTT gTTCTGGCTCTGCCAGGGCTGGTGTGGAAGCAGCTAATTGGACAAGCTGTCAGCTGGAGCAAAGACTTCCCTGCAGTAGATTCAGTGCTG GTGAAGTTGTTAGAGGCTATGGAACATATGGACAAGGAAACGTTTGACTTTAAGTTTGATCAGGAGCTTGTGTACACCACACCCTTGAGTGATGGCCAGCTGGTGGAGCTGATTCCAGGAGGCAGTGGAGTAGTGGTCCGATATGATGATCGCAATGAGTTCATACGTCTGGTACAGAAAGTGAGGCTAGACGAGAGCAGAGAACAG ATAGCTGCCATGCAGGCGGGACTAGTGAAGGTGGTGCCACAGGCTGTGCTTGATCTCCTAACATGGCAGGAAGTAGAGAAGAAAGTGTGTGGAGACCCAGAGATCACAGTGGAGGCCCTTAAACGCCTCA CTGTCTGGGACCATATCAGAACAGATCTGTGA
- the LOC127645468 gene encoding geranylgeranyl transferase type-2 subunit beta isoform X2, which yields MGTQVKDVVIRADAPNTLLLDKHADYIAAYGSKKDDYEYTLSEYLRMSGIYWGLTVMDLMGQLSRMNREEIIDFIKSCQHDCGGISASIGHDPHLLYTLSAVQILSLYDSINVIDVDKVVDYVKGLQQEDGSFAGDKWGEIDTRFSFCAVATLALLGKLDAINLDKAVEFVLSCMNFDGGFGCRPGSESHAGQIYCCTGFLSITGQLHKINADLLGWWLCERQLPSGGLNGRPEKLPDVCYSWWVLASLKIIGRIHWIDKAKLCSFILSCQDEETGGFADRPGDMVDPFHTLFGVAGLSLLGDEQIKPVNPVFCMPEDVLQRIGLQPDLLG from the exons ATG GGGACACAGGTTAAAGATGTGGTAATTAGGGCTGATGCTCCAAAcaccctccttctggacaaacaTGCAGACTATATTGCAGCCTATGGATCAAAGAAGGACGATTAt GAATACACACTGTCGGAGTACTTGAGGATGAGTGGTATTTACTGGGGCCTTACAGTAATGGACCTGATGGGTCAGCTCTCTCGAATGAACCGGGAGGAGATCATAGACTTCATCAAGTCCTGCCAGCATGACTGTGGAGGCATCAGCGCCAGCATCGGCCACGACCCGCATCTCCTCTACACCCTCAGCGCTGTACAG ATCCTATCCTTGTATGATAGCATAAATGTCATTGATGTGGACAAAGTGGTGGACTATGTCAAAGGACTGCAGCAGGAGGACGGCTCATTCGCCGGGGACAAATGGG GGGAAATAGATACTCGCTTTTCCTTTTGTGCGGTTGCGACATTGGCACTACTG GGGAAGTTGGATGCTATCAACTTAGACAAAGCAGTGGAGTTTGTGCTCTCCTGTATGAACTTTGATGGTGGATTTGGTTGCAGGCCTGGTTCAGAGTCTCACGCTGGTCAG ATTTACTGCTGTACAGGTTTCCTGTCCATTACTGGGCAGCTTCATAAGATCAATGCAGATCTGCTGGGCTGGTGGCTCTGTGAAAGACAGTTGCCATCAGGAGGCTTGAATGGGAGACCAGAGAAG CTGCCTGATGTCTGCTATTCCTGGTGGGTTCTTGCCTCTTTGAAGATCATTGGCAGAATTCACTGGATCGACAAAGCAAAATTGTGCTCTTTTATTCTTTCCTGCCAGGATGAAGAGACAGGAGGCTTTGCTGACAGGCCTGGTGACATG GTGGATCCTTTCCACACTCTGTTTGGTGTGGCGGGGCTGTCTTTGCTAGGAGATGAGCAGATCAAACCAGTGAACCCTGTGTTTTGCATGCCTGAGGATGTGCTTCAGAGGATAGGTCTCCAACCAGACTTGCTGGGCTGA